ttttattgactaTTTGTACTAAGTATTTATTAGAAGCATCCAGCATATCCAACTCGTGAACATCACTTTTACTAATTTTTTAGTCATACTACAGTGCAACGAGCTTGTCTACTCTCTCCAGCAATTTATGTTGAATGTTTCATGTCAAAGCAATAAAagttttaggaaaaaaataaatgcagtTTGACTAAGGAAATCAAGCTTGGTGTACCATGAAAAAACTAAATCGTTATTCACACAtttgttcttttaatatattttttccttggTCTACAATGTTATTTATGTAATTGTGGGCGAAATTTTGTTGGGCACGGCACAAAAAGTCAAACGAAATTGTAACAATGATATTGTTTTCAAACCACGTATACAGAAACACattaaatcaaaacaagaaaaataaatcaaaacgtTACATCAAAAATACGAATATATAAAGCACTCTATTATGTTAAGTTCTACAAGTTATCTCATCCACAACTCTTACCAAGTCACCAACCATTTTCCTTTCAAATCTATACTTTCCAAATCCATCAACCAAACATTCAAAAGCATAAAATCTTGTTTTTCATACAACCATGTTTAAATCCAATAGTACTAGAAGAGGCCATGAGAAGTATGAGAAATTAGATAAAGAATTTGGTGGACATAATGAGACTTCAAATGAAGAGTATTTGAAGAGGAGCACAAGTGTTCCTTCAGGGCCATCAAATATAAAGACAAATATGGCTATGGCTTCAACCTTAGGGGATATTAATCTACAAAGAAACCCAACAAAGAAAGCAAGTAGTGATCATAAGGAGAAGAGTACTACTCATCCACTTCTCAATTTCTTTGATTTTCGGAGAAAGAAGAAAGCAACATCAAAGCCTGAATTTGCAAGATATGTTGAGTATTTGAAGGAAGGAGGCATGTGGGATTCTAATTCAAATAAACCTGTGATTTATTATAAATGATGTGTTTTgctcaaattttgaattcaattgatgttagtgctatttcttgtaaaaaatagagtttgaatTTCATATCAAATTTGCATAAGAGGATGTGgatcaaaatataaatgattttctTCATCATTGATATGATGTATACATGCATTTTCATCTGCCTATTGAATCTAATTGGATATGATGATATAATAATGTCCTTAGCATTTCTCTTATGGATTTACCATACCATCATCAGGATCAAACTTTCatcataaacaaatttgaaCTCCCAATAATACAGATTTGGCTTTACAAACGaagtttagaaaataaaaagatagaaaaaatataGATCTTAGACTTGCAACTACCATTACCAATACTGATCTGCTCAAGAAATGGAATGTTGCAGATACGATACCATGCGGCTTGGAAAAATGTATATTATGTTGATGATTGTGGATATTATACTTGAATATTTTGATGTGTTatgcatgatttttttatgttttgatattATGTATGTATATTTTGATGTGGATGTATGTTAAGAGTACATGTATTGATCGATGTTAGATTACATACATAAACACCATTTTCCATTGCATTTTTGGTTCAGACTCTATACGAAGATCGTTTGAAAACAatgaagcacaaacacttcTCGAATTAGGTGTGTCCTGATGTCGGACACGCGTCAGTGTCCGACACGACACTTATAATTACACTgtattatatcattttctcaaattattatccgtgTTGGCGTGTCAGTGTTCGGTATCCGTGTctgtgtctgtgcttcatagtttGAAAATGAAACATGATCTTTGGGGATTCGACACAATTCGAATtctataatagaaaaaaaaaatgcttgttAAAGTTTCGGATCTAAAATATGTATCACTCAAATATAAGAATTTTGTGGTCTACAATGCATCGATATATATTGTGGTCCACGAcccatataaatataaatttctaTAAATATGTGTTATGTTCATTATTACTCTACAACACATAACAataaacattttcctttttccaTTTcgtttttaaaacaaagtttctagattattttgatttattaaatcTCAAATATAATTTGAGTTTTTCAAAATACAGAAAAACTAAATGACAAGCAATATTGGTGGAAGAGATTtcttatatgtatatatagtttttttttacgcTATATGTGGTGCATGACCCACACAAACTTCCATAATTTGGTTTGTTTGATTTATCTTCATTTCACTACACATAACAATAATCATTTATCTGATTGACATGAATTCTAACCTCGCTGCAATTTACTATAATAAGGGAAAATTCAATTTGATTAGGATCGATGTTGATGTTATACTGTCCGATTTGAATGTCAACTCGACCATATTAATTGTCATCTTTACAATGTGACACGAGAATGTTAGTTAGTGTTAAATACCGTCGTACGTCAATAGATTCAAAGTGACGCGTTCAATTTACCTGTACGAAGCTTCAAAACAACGATAATGTGAGAACAACACTCTCTATATTATGATGTTgatgtataatataatttaataaaaaattcttgaTCTTAGTTTCTTTTGAATATTTTCGGATTCTAAATATTCGAATTCTTATAAATACGCGCTTCAGATTATACAATAAAtttctaattattttcaaattcaagaatatcaaaattaataaaacacaTTTTGAATTATAGAATTCAAAGGaaagtaaaattgaaaattcagagaaagaagagaaaacaaTTTCACTAGAAAGAATCCAATCTTGTCATGGGTTGGACCAAATAAGGTCCACAGAACAAAGGACAGAACAGAACCCTAAAAAAGAATAGAATCATCCAAAGATTAGAGATTGATATAGAGAATAAGATGGTCATAGACTCATAGGTCCCCACCCACCCCTCAGAAAGTCCCAAACAATTGGGGAGGTAAAAATAGTgtcaaaaattctagaaaagaagagaaaattcCAACGCGAAactcaaatcaaatcaaatctgcTAGAGGCGGTCAttgcaataaaaaatacaaagaatttgttcatattttcttctttttgaacaAAACGCAAACAGTTGGTAGGCATCGTTTGAAGCTTcgttctttttcttctcatatgcttcttctctttctctctttcatgCTTAACCTTCGCTTTTCTCTCACCAGGttttttcctctctctctctctctctctctctctctctctctctctctctctctctatctatctattgtcttttttattgatatttttgcTGCAATTTTTTTGAACTTGTTTATGCTTTCTCATAGACTTTGGCGGtttcaatttttgaatttttcccCTAGTTTCTGggaaaatttatatgttttgtttttattttcctttaataTGTTGAAGGAAGGAGGAAAGATCAAAAGTGGTaccaaaaattgtttttgagaaTATATCTAGTTATTGGGTATACgaaaaatggtttttttcttACTTCAAGGAAGTTGCATCGAAGTAGATT
Above is a genomic segment from Medicago truncatula cultivar Jemalong A17 chromosome 5, MtrunA17r5.0-ANR, whole genome shotgun sequence containing:
- the LOC11430932 gene encoding uncharacterized protein, with protein sequence MFKSNSTRRGHEKYEKLDKEFGGHNETSNEEYLKRSTSVPSGPSNIKTNMAMASTLGDINLQRNPTKKASSDHKEKSTTHPLLNFFDFRRKKKATSKPEFARYVEYLKEGGMWDSNSNKPVIYYK